One Flavobacterium sp. 90 DNA segment encodes these proteins:
- a CDS encoding cob(I)yrinic acid a,c-diamide adenosyltransferase translates to MKVYTKTGDKGTTALFGGTRVPKDHIRIDSYGTVDELNSYIGLIRDQEIDSHYKTILIEIQDRLFTVGAILATPQEKEVLKNGELRLKNLGIIDSDIELLENEIDKMEESLPQMTHFVLPGGHPTVSHCHIARCICRRAERLAVHLSHNEHVPEIAIMYLNRLSDYLFVLARKLSSDLKADEVKWIPRK, encoded by the coding sequence ATGAAAGTATATACAAAAACAGGAGACAAAGGAACGACGGCTCTTTTTGGCGGTACACGCGTTCCTAAAGATCACATACGAATTGACAGTTATGGAACTGTTGATGAATTGAACTCTTATATAGGACTCATTCGCGATCAGGAAATCGATTCGCATTATAAAACTATTTTAATCGAAATTCAGGATCGTCTTTTTACTGTGGGCGCTATTTTGGCAACACCACAAGAAAAAGAAGTTTTAAAAAACGGAGAACTTCGCTTAAAAAATCTCGGAATAATTGATTCAGATATTGAATTATTAGAAAACGAAATTGATAAAATGGAGGAAAGTCTTCCGCAAATGACTCATTTTGTTTTACCTGGAGGACATCCAACTGTGTCACATTGTCATATAGCACGTTGTATTTGTCGTCGTGCAGAACGTTTGGCAGTACATTTAAGTCATAATGAACACGTTCCTGAGATCGCAATTATGTACTTAAACCGACTTTCTGACTACCTTTTTGTCTTGGCACGGAAGTTGTCCTCAGACTTAAAAGCGGATGAAGTAAAATGGATTCCACGAAAGTAA
- a CDS encoding ABC transporter ATP-binding protein, translated as MANPLIKITNIKRDFVLGNEIVYVLKGIDLEINKGEYVALMGPSGSGKSTLMNLLGCLDTPTSGHYVLNGKDVSQMKDDELAGIRNKEIGFVFQTFNLLPRTTALDNVALPMIYAGYSKSERTKRAEEVLTQVNLSDRMDHQPNQLSGGQRQRVAIARALVNKPSIILADEPTGNLDSKTSVEIMKLFGDIHAQGNTVILVTHEEDIAAYAHRVIRLRDGLIESDTTK; from the coding sequence ATGGCGAATCCATTAATTAAAATAACAAACATCAAACGAGATTTTGTATTAGGTAACGAAATCGTTTATGTCTTAAAAGGTATAGATTTAGAAATTAATAAAGGCGAATATGTAGCTTTAATGGGACCTTCGGGTTCTGGAAAATCAACTTTAATGAATTTGCTTGGTTGTTTAGACACACCAACTTCCGGACACTATGTTTTAAACGGAAAAGATGTCAGCCAAATGAAAGACGATGAATTGGCAGGAATTCGAAACAAAGAAATCGGATTTGTGTTTCAAACTTTTAATCTTTTGCCAAGAACTACAGCTTTAGACAATGTAGCATTGCCAATGATTTATGCAGGATATTCAAAATCAGAACGCACCAAACGAGCTGAAGAAGTTTTGACACAAGTAAATCTGTCAGACAGAATGGATCACCAACCTAATCAACTTTCCGGAGGACAACGCCAGCGTGTTGCAATTGCCCGTGCTTTGGTTAACAAACCTTCGATTATTCTTGCCGATGAACCTACAGGAAACTTAGACAGTAAAACATCTGTAGAAATCATGAAGCTTTTTGGAGATATCCACGCACAAGGAAATACTGTAATCCTTGTAACACACGAAGAAGATATCGCAGCTTATGCACATAGAGTTATTCGCTTAAGAGATGGTTTGATTGAAAGTGATACGACAAAATAG
- the secA gene encoding preprotein translocase subunit SecA gives MSFINSIIKVFVGDKSQKDVKALQPYLNKIKTFETSLMSLSHDELRARTVFFKEKIKEARADKDAKIASLKAEVENIEDIDKREDLYDAIDTLEKEAYEISEKTLLEILPEAFSVVKETSRRFKDNSFIEVTATPKDREFSGSKTYVTIEGDKATWANKWNAAGKEITWDMIHYDVQLIGGMVLHEGKVAEMQTGEGKTLVATLPLYLNALTGNGVHLVTVNDYLAKRDSTWKAPLFEFHGLTVDCIDNHQPSTEQRKKAYDADITYGTNNEFGFDYLRDNMAHSPSDLVQRKHNYAIVDEVDSVLIDDARTPLIISGPVPQGDRHEFNELKPKIENLVAQQRQLANGFLAEAKKLIKEGNTKEGGFLLLRAYRSLPKNKALIKFLSEEGVKQLLQKTENQYMQDNNREMHKVDEALYFVIEEKNNQVELTDNGIQYLSGDTDADFFVLPDIGTEIAAIEKQKLDKDAEAEAKERLFQDFGVKSERIHTLTQLLKAYALFEKDVEYVIMDNKIMIVDEQTGRIMDGRRYSDGLHQAIEAKENVKIEAATQTFATVTLQNYFRMYSKLGGMTGTAVTEAGELWQIYKLDVVEIPTNRPISRIDKEDYIYKTTREKFNAVIEDVTELSNAGRPVLIGTTSVEISELLSRMLKMRGVTHNVLNAKMHKQEAQIVEEAGKAGVVTIATNMAGRGTDIKLSPEVKAAGGLAIVGTERHDSRRVDRQLRGRAGRQGDPGSSQFYVSLEDNLMRLFGSERVAKVMDRMGLQEGEVIQHSMMTKSIERAQKKVEENNFGVRKRLLEYDDVMNSQREVVYKRRRHALFGERLKLDIANMLYDTCELIVSQTKPVNDFKNFEFDLIRYFSITSPISEADFLKLSDMEITGKIYKETLAFYTEKTERSAREAFPIIKGVYEEPNNHFERIVVPFTDGIKTLNVVTDLKKAYESEGAQLIADFEKNITLSIVDEAWKKHLRKMDELKQSVQLAVHEQKDPLLIYKLEAFNLFRGMLDNVNKEVISFLFKGDLPAQNVPEIHEAKEVRQKENFKLSKDEIVNSEDINREAGETQQRQVTETIVRDMPKINRNDTVTVQEVATGKTEEMKFKKAESLIASGAWVLVK, from the coding sequence ATGAGTTTCATAAACAGTATTATTAAAGTCTTTGTAGGTGATAAATCACAGAAAGATGTCAAAGCTTTACAGCCTTATTTAAATAAGATTAAAACATTCGAAACCAGCTTAATGAGTTTGTCTCACGACGAACTAAGAGCTAGAACCGTATTTTTTAAAGAAAAAATAAAAGAAGCCAGAGCTGATAAAGATGCTAAAATTGCTTCGCTTAAAGCTGAAGTAGAAAACATCGAAGACATCGACAAAAGAGAAGATCTTTATGATGCTATCGATACTCTTGAAAAAGAAGCATACGAAATCTCAGAGAAAACTTTATTGGAAATCCTTCCGGAAGCATTCTCTGTAGTAAAAGAAACTTCACGTCGTTTTAAAGACAATTCTTTTATCGAAGTAACTGCAACTCCAAAAGACCGCGAATTCTCAGGTTCAAAAACTTATGTTACTATTGAAGGTGACAAAGCAACCTGGGCTAATAAATGGAATGCTGCCGGTAAAGAAATTACCTGGGACATGATTCATTATGATGTTCAGTTAATTGGTGGTATGGTTTTGCACGAAGGTAAAGTTGCCGAAATGCAAACGGGGGAAGGTAAAACTTTAGTGGCTACACTTCCGCTTTACTTAAACGCTTTGACTGGAAATGGAGTTCACTTAGTAACTGTGAATGATTATCTTGCAAAACGTGATAGTACATGGAAAGCACCTTTATTCGAATTTCACGGCTTGACTGTTGATTGTATCGATAATCACCAGCCAAGTACAGAACAAAGAAAAAAAGCATACGACGCAGATATCACTTACGGAACCAACAACGAATTTGGTTTTGACTACTTAAGAGATAACATGGCACATTCGCCAAGCGATTTAGTACAAAGAAAACACAATTATGCAATTGTCGATGAGGTCGATTCTGTATTGATTGATGATGCAAGAACTCCACTTATTATTTCAGGTCCGGTTCCTCAGGGAGATCGTCATGAATTTAATGAGTTGAAACCAAAAATCGAAAACTTAGTAGCGCAACAACGTCAGTTAGCGAATGGTTTCTTAGCAGAAGCTAAAAAATTAATCAAAGAAGGAAACACTAAAGAAGGTGGATTCTTATTATTAAGAGCCTACAGAAGTTTACCTAAAAATAAAGCATTAATTAAATTTTTAAGTGAAGAAGGAGTTAAACAATTGCTTCAAAAAACTGAAAATCAATACATGCAGGATAACAATCGCGAAATGCATAAAGTTGATGAAGCTTTGTATTTTGTAATTGAAGAAAAAAACAATCAGGTAGAATTAACTGATAATGGTATTCAATACCTTTCAGGAGATACAGATGCAGACTTTTTTGTACTTCCGGATATTGGAACTGAAATTGCTGCTATCGAAAAACAAAAATTAGACAAAGACGCTGAAGCGGAAGCTAAAGAAAGATTATTCCAGGATTTTGGAGTAAAAAGCGAGCGTATTCACACACTTACACAACTTTTAAAAGCGTATGCTCTTTTTGAAAAAGATGTAGAATACGTGATCATGGACAACAAAATTATGATTGTCGATGAGCAAACAGGTCGTATCATGGATGGTCGTCGTTATTCTGACGGATTACACCAGGCGATTGAAGCTAAAGAAAATGTAAAAATCGAAGCTGCTACACAAACATTTGCAACTGTTACATTACAGAATTATTTCAGAATGTACAGCAAATTAGGAGGTATGACAGGTACAGCAGTTACAGAAGCTGGAGAGTTATGGCAGATTTATAAATTAGACGTAGTTGAAATTCCAACAAACCGTCCGATTTCAAGAATAGACAAAGAAGATTATATCTACAAAACTACACGTGAGAAATTCAATGCTGTAATCGAAGATGTAACTGAATTATCAAATGCAGGAAGACCAGTTTTAATTGGAACAACTTCTGTAGAGATTTCAGAATTATTAAGCCGAATGTTAAAAATGAGAGGCGTTACACATAACGTTTTGAATGCTAAAATGCACAAACAAGAAGCACAAATTGTAGAAGAAGCAGGTAAAGCCGGAGTTGTAACTATTGCAACAAACATGGCTGGTCGTGGTACCGATATTAAATTATCTCCAGAAGTAAAAGCTGCCGGAGGTTTAGCAATCGTTGGTACAGAGCGTCATGATTCTCGTCGTGTAGACAGACAGTTACGTGGTCGTGCAGGACGTCAGGGAGATCCGGGAAGCTCTCAATTTTATGTTTCCCTTGAAGATAACTTAATGCGTTTATTTGGTTCTGAAAGAGTTGCTAAAGTTATGGACAGAATGGGACTTCAGGAAGGTGAAGTTATTCAACATTCGATGATGACTAAATCTATCGAGCGTGCTCAGAAAAAAGTAGAAGAAAACAACTTTGGTGTTCGTAAGCGTTTATTAGAATATGATGACGTTATGAACTCTCAACGTGAAGTAGTTTACAAACGTCGTCGTCACGCATTATTTGGTGAGCGTTTGAAACTTGATATCGCGAATATGTTATATGATACTTGCGAATTAATCGTAAGTCAAACTAAACCAGTTAATGATTTCAAAAATTTCGAATTTGATTTGATTCGTTATTTCTCAATCACTTCTCCAATTTCTGAAGCTGATTTCTTGAAATTATCTGACATGGAAATCACTGGAAAAATCTATAAAGAAACTTTAGCTTTCTATACAGAAAAAACAGAAAGAAGCGCAAGAGAAGCTTTCCCAATCATTAAAGGAGTTTACGAAGAGCCAAACAATCATTTTGAGCGTATCGTAGTTCCATTTACTGACGGAATCAAAACTTTGAATGTGGTAACTGACTTGAAAAAAGCATACGAAAGCGAAGGAGCTCAGTTAATTGCTGATTTTGAGAAAAACATAACACTTTCTATCGTTGATGAAGCTTGGAAAAAACACTTACGTAAAATGGACGAATTGAAACAATCAGTTCAATTAGCCGTTCACGAACAAAAAGATCCATTGCTTATTTACAAATTAGAAGCATTCAATTTGTTTAGAGGAATGTTAGACAACGTTAACAAAGAAGTTATCTCATTCTTATTCAAAGGTGATTTACCAGCTCAAAACGTTCCTGAAATTCACGAAGCAAAAGAAGTTCGTCAAAAAGAAAACTTCAAATTAAGCAAAGACGAAATTGTAAACAGCGAAGACATCAACCGCGAAGCTGGAGAAACACAACAACGTCAGGTTACAGAAACCATTGTGAGAGATATGCCAAAAATCAATCGTAATGATACTGTTACAGTTCAGGAAGTTGCAACAGGTAAAACTGAAGAAATGAAATTTAAAAAAGCAGAATCCCTAATCGCTTCAGGTGCTTGGGTTCTTGTTAAATAA
- a CDS encoding DUF2795 domain-containing protein translates to MYWTLELASYLSDAPWPANKDELIDYAIRAGAPLEVVENLQSIEDEGEIYESMEEIWPDYPTDEDYLWNEDEY, encoded by the coding sequence ATGTATTGGACATTAGAATTAGCATCTTATTTAAGTGATGCGCCATGGCCTGCTAACAAAGATGAACTTATTGACTACGCTATTAGAGCTGGTGCTCCATTAGAAGTGGTAGAAAACCTTCAGTCAATCGAAGATGAAGGCGAGATATATGAATCAATGGAAGAAATTTGGCCTGATTATCCAACAGACGAAGATTATCTTTGGAATGAGGATGAATATTAA
- a CDS encoding DUF6565 domain-containing protein has protein sequence MKNIQLLSGIALIALSLTSCKDEKQEKAQKTVDSYVAYVDSVKNVKSDDLKAGWKDVENEYDRRAAEADLALADIKDNSAATEKVNTTKVKYEEFKKEMTAVFAPPAPSPQQQLRNSLFGEGKIGEDMNFDWVNAKNIHSVYQQFVHTVENNKDKYSREDWDKIKMMYEALDSRKNTVEKEGLTSEDNRKIAGLKLKFAPMYTLNRMGAKSEETAEAKK, from the coding sequence ATGAAAAATATACAATTATTATCAGGAATTGCTTTAATAGCATTAAGCTTAACGTCGTGTAAAGATGAGAAACAAGAAAAAGCTCAAAAAACTGTAGACTCTTATGTGGCTTATGTCGATTCAGTTAAAAACGTTAAATCAGATGATCTGAAAGCAGGTTGGAAAGATGTTGAAAATGAGTATGACAGAAGAGCTGCAGAAGCTGATTTGGCTTTAGCCGATATTAAAGACAATTCGGCTGCGACCGAAAAAGTGAATACAACTAAAGTGAAATATGAAGAGTTTAAAAAAGAAATGACCGCCGTTTTTGCCCCACCTGCTCCAAGTCCACAACAACAATTAAGAAATTCTTTGTTTGGTGAAGGAAAAATTGGAGAGGATATGAATTTTGATTGGGTAAACGCTAAAAATATTCACAGTGTATACCAACAATTTGTTCATACCGTAGAGAATAATAAAGATAAATATTCACGTGAAGACTGGGATAAAATTAAAATGATGTATGAAGCACTTGACAGCAGAAAAAATACCGTTGAAAAAGAAGGTTTAACATCTGAAGATAACAGAAAAATTGCCGGTTTGAAATTGAAATTTGCTCCAATGTATACTTTAAATAGAATGGGAGCTAAATCTGAAGAAACTGCAGAAGCAAAAAAATAA
- a CDS encoding SDR family oxidoreductase produces MLKEEVETTNTITSEEINKCIAILAQLNANTDQIFDIPKEQRIALIKEAGMFSRPDRDEFSRRLKDGLQAAKRKKEKKDKTARKETGIRHAREASIFVAPKLLALNDLAQKEALELETPRNCYVCKTEFTKMHHFYDTMCTDCGDFNYAKRFQTADVKGQIAVITGSRLKIGYHITLMLLRSGATVIATTRFPVDSALRFAKEDDFMEWGHRLKIHGLDLRHIPSVEIFCNFIEQKYERLDILINNAAQTVRRPAGFYSHLMENEELPITSLPKQAQDLLLDHLNCLDELKVLTTGFSSNENMPVTWHGPEPGIGLRASAQLSQIPYSFDNALVANEVFPEGELDADLQQVDLRKTNSWRLRLGQIETTEMIEVQLVNSVAPFVLCNRLSEVMKKDNTGKKHIINVSAMEGKFHRFFKEDRHPHTNMAKAALNMLTHTSSGTLAKHGIFMNAVDTGWVTDEDPAELAKKKQELEDFQPPLDIVDGAARVMDPLFDGINTGKHWCGKFLKDYNPIPW; encoded by the coding sequence ATGTTGAAGGAAGAAGTGGAAACTACGAATACGATTACCTCAGAAGAAATTAATAAATGCATTGCCATTTTAGCACAATTAAATGCCAATACAGACCAAATATTTGATATTCCGAAAGAACAACGAATCGCTTTAATCAAAGAAGCAGGAATGTTTTCGAGACCGGATCGCGATGAGTTTTCGAGAAGGTTAAAAGACGGTTTGCAAGCCGCAAAACGTAAAAAAGAGAAGAAAGACAAAACGGCGCGTAAAGAAACCGGAATTCGTCATGCGCGTGAAGCGAGCATATTTGTTGCGCCTAAATTATTGGCTCTAAATGATCTTGCTCAAAAGGAAGCATTAGAACTCGAAACTCCCAGAAACTGTTACGTTTGTAAAACAGAATTTACTAAAATGCACCACTTTTATGATACGATGTGTACAGATTGTGGTGATTTTAATTACGCCAAACGTTTTCAAACTGCCGATGTAAAAGGACAAATTGCTGTTATCACGGGTTCCCGATTAAAAATTGGTTATCATATTACATTGATGCTTTTGCGTAGCGGAGCGACTGTTATTGCGACAACACGTTTTCCTGTAGATTCGGCTTTGCGATTTGCAAAAGAAGATGATTTCATGGAATGGGGACATCGCCTAAAAATTCATGGTTTAGATTTAAGACATATTCCGAGTGTGGAGATTTTTTGCAATTTTATAGAGCAAAAATACGAACGTTTGGATATTCTGATTAATAATGCAGCACAAACGGTGAGACGTCCGGCTGGATTTTATTCCCATTTAATGGAAAATGAAGAATTGCCGATAACGTCACTTCCTAAACAAGCGCAGGATTTATTATTAGATCATTTGAATTGTCTGGACGAACTAAAAGTTTTGACAACAGGTTTTTCTTCGAATGAAAATATGCCGGTAACCTGGCACGGACCAGAACCTGGAATTGGTTTACGTGCTTCGGCTCAATTATCTCAAATTCCATATTCTTTTGATAATGCATTGGTTGCAAATGAAGTTTTTCCGGAAGGAGAACTCGATGCGGATTTACAACAAGTAGATTTGCGAAAAACGAATAGTTGGCGTTTGCGTTTAGGGCAAATAGAAACTACCGAAATGATCGAAGTACAATTAGTAAATTCTGTTGCACCTTTTGTGTTATGTAACCGACTTTCTGAAGTAATGAAAAAAGATAATACAGGGAAAAAACACATTATAAATGTCTCGGCGATGGAAGGGAAGTTTCATCGTTTCTTTAAAGAAGATCGTCATCCGCATACTAATATGGCAAAAGCCGCATTGAATATGTTGACACATACATCATCAGGAACTTTGGCAAAACACGGAATTTTTATGAATGCCGTTGATACAGGCTGGGTAACAGATGAAGATCCTGCAGAGTTAGCAAAAAAGAAACAGGAACTGGAGGATTTTCAACCGCCATTGGATATTGTTGATGGTGCAGCTCGTGTTATGGATCCTTTATTTGACGGAATAAATACGGGAAAACATTGGTGCGGAAAGTTCCTGAAAGATTATAATCCGATTCCTTGGTAG
- a CDS encoding class I SAM-dependent methyltransferase, whose protein sequence is MLFQIKSYLKFLWDSKNEHGVHSPFVFNLLTKCFYDKKPKPEYSILKNYRKSLLNNKNFIEVTDFGAGSKVFKSNRRQISKIASTAGISPKRAELLFRVTNYFRPKNILEIGTSLGLATSALALGNTNAKIITLEGCPQTANVAKNHLENFDCKNIDTIITEFENFLVSTNLQATDYDLIYFDGNHSKKATLAYFDLLLQTITNDSVWIFDDIHWSLEMEEAWKIIKNHPKVTVTIDTFQWGFVFFRYEQEKEHFVIRA, encoded by the coding sequence ATGCTATTTCAAATTAAATCTTATTTAAAATTCCTTTGGGATTCCAAAAACGAACATGGAGTACATTCGCCTTTTGTTTTTAATTTATTGACAAAATGTTTTTACGACAAGAAACCAAAACCTGAATATTCGATTTTAAAAAACTATCGAAAATCATTGCTGAACAATAAAAACTTTATTGAAGTAACCGATTTTGGTGCGGGTTCAAAAGTATTTAAATCAAATAGAAGACAGATTTCGAAAATAGCATCGACAGCAGGAATTTCCCCAAAACGAGCCGAATTATTGTTTCGTGTAACGAATTATTTTCGGCCTAAAAACATTCTTGAAATAGGAACTTCATTAGGTTTGGCTACTTCTGCACTTGCTTTAGGAAACACAAACGCAAAAATAATTACACTTGAAGGTTGTCCGCAAACTGCAAATGTTGCTAAAAATCATTTAGAAAATTTTGATTGCAAAAATATTGATACAATAATTACAGAATTCGAAAACTTTTTGGTTTCTACAAACCTTCAGGCTACAGATTATGATCTTATTTATTTTGATGGAAATCATTCTAAAAAAGCAACTTTGGCCTATTTTGATCTTTTGTTACAAACGATTACCAATGATTCTGTTTGGATATTTGATGATATCCATTGGTCTTTAGAAATGGAAGAAGCTTGGAAAATCATAAAAAATCATCCAAAAGTTACGGTAACAATTGATACTTTTCAATGGGGATTTGTCTTTTTTAGATACGAGCAGGAAAAAGAACATTTTGTTATTAGGGCTTAA
- a CDS encoding ABC-F family ATP-binding cassette domain-containing protein, which produces MNYLSVENISKSFGERTLFDNISFGINKDQKIAFIAKNGSGKTTIMSIINGLDEPDTGQVVLRKGIRMAFLSQDNNLQDELTIEESIFASDNETLKVIEAYEKALENPDDEEAYQKAFDGMDQHNAWDFETQYKQILFKLKLEDFKLKVKNLSGGQKKRLSLAIILINRPDLLILDEPTNHLDLEMIEWLESYFAKENITLFMVTHDRFFLERVCNEIIELDNGKLYQYKGNYSYYLEKKEERITSENASVDKAKNLFVKELEWMRRQPKARTTKSKSRQDDFYVIKEKAQSRRRENKVELEINMERMGSKIIELHKISKKFKDHVILDNFSFDFQRGERIGIIGKNGTGKSTFLNLLTGTIPLDSGRVVKGDTIKVGYYTQSGINPKPNQRVIDIIKEYGEYIPLAKGRMISASQLLERFLFDAKKQYDFVEKLSGGELKRLYLCTVLIQNPNFLILDEPTNDLDIVTLNVLESFLLDYPGCLLVVSHDRYFMDKIVDHLFIFRGKGEIESFPGNYSDFRAYEDSADVAQKEENKAEKKDWKQNNPTGNLTFNEQKEYQKLEREIKDLEIDKTKIEQLFSDGKVADADIEKKANELQNIINKIDQKEERWFELSAKIEG; this is translated from the coding sequence GTGAATTACTTATCTGTAGAAAATATATCGAAGTCTTTTGGCGAAAGAACGCTTTTTGACAATATCTCATTTGGAATCAATAAAGACCAAAAAATTGCTTTTATAGCTAAAAACGGTTCGGGAAAAACTACCATTATGAGTATCATTAATGGTTTGGACGAACCTGACACAGGTCAAGTAGTTTTGAGAAAAGGAATCAGAATGGCATTTCTTTCGCAAGATAATAATCTACAAGATGAGCTAACCATTGAAGAAAGCATTTTTGCATCAGACAATGAAACGCTTAAAGTAATCGAAGCTTACGAAAAAGCACTTGAAAATCCAGACGATGAAGAAGCGTATCAAAAAGCTTTTGATGGAATGGATCAGCATAATGCGTGGGATTTTGAAACGCAATACAAACAAATTTTATTCAAACTGAAACTTGAAGATTTTAAACTTAAAGTAAAAAATCTTTCGGGTGGACAAAAAAAGCGTCTTTCCTTAGCCATCATTTTGATTAATCGTCCTGATTTATTGATTCTTGATGAGCCAACCAATCACTTGGATCTTGAAATGATCGAATGGCTGGAAAGTTATTTTGCCAAAGAAAACATTACGTTGTTTATGGTAACGCACGACCGTTTCTTCCTGGAGCGTGTATGTAACGAAATCATCGAACTTGACAATGGTAAATTATACCAATACAAAGGAAATTACTCTTATTATTTAGAGAAAAAAGAAGAACGTATTACCTCTGAAAATGCAAGTGTTGACAAAGCAAAGAACTTATTCGTAAAAGAATTAGAATGGATGCGCCGTCAGCCAAAAGCGAGAACTACAAAATCAAAATCACGTCAGGATGATTTTTATGTAATTAAAGAAAAAGCACAAAGTCGTCGTCGCGAAAATAAAGTTGAGCTTGAAATTAATATGGAACGTATGGGAAGCAAGATTATCGAGCTTCACAAAATTTCTAAAAAATTCAAAGATCACGTTATTCTCGACAACTTCAGTTTTGATTTTCAGCGTGGAGAACGTATTGGAATCATTGGTAAAAACGGAACCGGAAAATCGACTTTCTTAAACCTTCTTACCGGAACAATTCCGTTGGATAGTGGACGTGTTGTAAAAGGTGATACTATAAAGGTTGGTTACTATACACAAAGCGGAATCAATCCGAAACCAAATCAGCGTGTTATCGATATTATTAAAGAATACGGTGAGTATATTCCGCTTGCAAAAGGCAGAATGATTTCGGCTTCGCAATTATTGGAACGTTTTCTTTTTGATGCTAAAAAACAATATGATTTCGTAGAAAAATTAAGTGGTGGCGAATTAAAACGTTTGTATTTATGTACAGTTTTAATTCAGAATCCTAACTTTTTGATTCTCGATGAGCCTACAAACGATTTAGATATCGTGACTTTAAATGTACTTGAAAGCTTCCTTTTAGATTATCCGGGTTGTTTGCTTGTAGTTTCTCACGACCGTTATTTTATGGATAAAATCGTAGATCACTTATTTATCTTTAGAGGAAAAGGAGAAATCGAAAGCTTCCCAGGAAACTATTCTGATTTCAGAGCTTATGAAGACAGTGCTGATGTTGCTCAAAAAGAAGAAAACAAAGCCGAAAAGAAAGACTGGAAACAAAATAATCCAACAGGAAATCTAACTTTCAACGAGCAAAAAGAATATCAAAAACTGGAAAGAGAAATTAAAGATTTAGAAATCGATAAAACTAAAATCGAACAATTATTCTCTGATGGAAAAGTAGCTGACGCCGATATCGAGAAAAAAGCTAACGAATTACAAAATATCATTAATAAAATAGATCAGAAAGAAGAACGTTGGTTTGAGCTTTCGGCTAAGATAGAAGGATAG
- a CDS encoding FKBP-type peptidyl-prolyl cis-trans isomerase: protein MKHLFSALFIMTLFISCSNDKPTNQEPQKTDYTVENEKEITDYIAKNKLTATRTASGLYYIIDQPGTGAQPTATSNVTVAYRGYYTSGKIFSQSDDAGVSFSLNEVIKGWTEGIPYFKTGGSGALLVPSHLGYGSFTTKGIPGGSVLIFDVKLIKVN from the coding sequence ATGAAACATCTTTTTTCTGCCTTATTTATAATGACACTTTTTATTTCTTGCTCTAATGATAAACCTACTAATCAAGAGCCACAAAAAACAGATTACACTGTTGAAAACGAAAAAGAAATCACTGATTATATTGCCAAAAACAAACTAACAGCTACAAGAACCGCTTCTGGTTTGTATTATATTATCGATCAACCAGGAACCGGAGCACAACCAACGGCAACGTCAAATGTAACTGTAGCTTACAGAGGTTATTATACAAGCGGAAAAATATTCAGCCAAAGCGACGATGCAGGTGTCTCTTTTTCTTTAAACGAAGTTATTAAAGGCTGGACAGAAGGTATTCCTTATTTTAAAACAGGCGGAAGTGGAGCCCTTTTAGTTCCTTCACATTTAGGTTACGGAAGTTTTACTACTAAGGGAATTCCCGGAGGCTCAGTTCTTATTTTTGACGTTAAATTGATTAAAGTTAACTAA